A genomic region of Phenylobacterium parvum contains the following coding sequences:
- a CDS encoding type II toxin-antitoxin system RelE/ParE family toxin, whose protein sequence is MARPTLRTISWIKAARKDFEAFPARAIDRALDALTIIADGGTPDLAKPLSGLGSGVWELAIRERGDAYRVVYALQLGDDIWVVHAFQKKSTKGISTPRYEIDLVRDRIKRLKEMLA, encoded by the coding sequence ATGGCGCGCCCGACCCTCAGGACGATTTCGTGGATCAAGGCGGCGCGAAAGGATTTCGAGGCGTTTCCGGCCCGCGCGATCGATCGGGCGTTAGATGCGCTGACGATTATCGCCGATGGCGGAACCCCGGACCTGGCCAAGCCACTGAGTGGACTGGGCAGCGGGGTCTGGGAACTGGCGATCAGAGAACGCGGCGATGCCTATCGGGTCGTCTATGCGCTGCAATTGGGCGACGACATCTGGGTGGTCCATGCCTTCCAGAAGAAGTCGACAAAGGGAATTTCGACGCCGCGTTACGAGATCGATCTCGTGCGCGACCGGATCAAACGTCTGAAGGAGATGCTGGCGTGA